In Pseudomonas sp. HR96, the DNA window TTGGCAACCACGTAGTGGCTCTGCCAGTACGGCTTGTTCAGGGTATCGATGGTCACCGACTTGCCGGTACGCGGCGCGTGGATGAAACGATCGTTGCCCAGGTAGATGGCCACGTGGTTGACTTGACGGCTCTCGGTGGAGAAAAACAGCAGGTCGCCTGGCTTCAAGTCCTTCTGCGCGATCTTCTCGCCATGACCTTTGGACATGGCATTGGAGGTACGTGGCAGGTCGGCAGCATGGACGTTGTTGAAGGCATACTTGACCAGCCCGCTGCAGTCGAAACCGCGCGTCGGGCTGCTGCCACCCCAGACGTAGGGCTTGCCGAGCGCCTTGACCGCACGGCTGAGCACCGCATCGCTCTGCTTGGTCGCGCCGTGAGCGTTGGCGACCGCGACAGCGGCGGCCGGTTCTGCACCTTTACGGCCCTTGTGGTGGCGCTTGGGTGCGGCCGGCAGGGCCGGGGTGGTCACAGTGGCGACGTCGTCGCTTGGCGCGGCAGCTTTGCTGGCTTTGGGGTCCTGCTTCTGTTCCTGTGCTCCGCCTTTGGCGGTGTGGCCGGTGAAGCCGGCGGGAAGTCGTTGCTCACGGTTGGTGGCGTGGGCGGCCAGGGGCAATAAAAGGCAAATAGTTAGCCATGTCTTGAAAAAAGGACGCATTCGGCAGGGCTCTGGTTGATAAGCGCGAAACTTTATAACAGCTTTTTGTTGAACTTTTAATCCATGACCGGCGGTCAAAAGGGACCGAAAAGTGACCAGCAAGCGGCTATTGGTTCGCAAGTAGCCGTGTAACTCAGCAATCACGGGCTTTTTTTGTTGCAAACGGTTGCGAAACCGCACGTCGGATGGACACAAAAAAGTCACACAAATCTTTAGAAAATTTATCTATCAGAGAGCTCGCGCACAGAATGAACAGCTATCACGACGGTGCCCCTTTCCATGACACCCACAGCAAGGTCGTCGGTTACCTGCTGTGGATTTTCGGTTTCACCGGCGCGCATCGCTTCTATTACGGCAAGCCGATAACCGGCACCTTGTGGTTTTTCACCCTCGGCCTGCTGGGCATCGGCTGGCTCATCGACTTCTTTCTCATCCCCGCCATGGACCGCGAGGCAGACGCGCGCTTCTACGCCGGACGTACCGACTACAACATCGCCTGGGCTCTGCTGACCTTTCTCGGGGTGTTTGGCGTGCATCGCTTGTACATGGGCAAATGGCTCACGGCGATCCTGTACTTCTTTACCGGCGGGTTCTTTCTGATCGGTGTGCTGTACGACTTCTGGACCCTGAACGACCAGGTGTCGTTGAAGAATGCCCGGGGGTGAGTGGCAAGACCGGCCTGGCGACCGCTCCCACGCTTGAGGTGGGAGGGGGCCAAGCGCCCGACAGGTCGCCAGGCCGGTTTACCGACCTCAACCCGTGAAGCTGATATGCCCATCCACCAGCGTATAACGCACCGCGCCCGGCAGGCTGTGCCCGAGGAACGGGCAGTTCTCGCCTTTCGATAGCCAGCGCTCGCCGGCCACCGTCGAGGTAGCAGGGTCGAACAGTACCAGGTCGGCCCAGCCGCCCACCTTCAATTCGCCCACCGGCAGGCTCATGGCACGGGCCGGGCCGTGGCTCAGGCGTGCCAGCAGGGTAGGCAGGTCGAGCAGGCCGTCCTCGACCAGGGTCAGGGCCAGCGGCAGCAGCAGCTCGACGCTGCTGATGCCAGGCTCGGTGGCCGCGAACGGAGCCAGCTTGGCGTCGCGCTCGTGGGGCTGGTGGTGGCTGGAGATCGCCTGCACCACCCCGGCCTTGACCGCCGCGCGCAAGCCGTCGCGGTCGGCGCGGGTGCGCAGCGGCGGTTGCACGTGGTAGAGGCTGGAGAAGTCCAGCAGCGCCTCGTCGGTGAGAATCAACTGGTACAGCGCCACGTCCGCCGTCACCGGCAGGCCGCGGGCCTGGGCCTGGGCGATCAGCTCGACGCCGCGGGCGCTGGTCAGCTGGCTGAAGTGCGCGCGCACGCCGCTTTGCTCGACCAGCAGCAGGTCGCGGGCCAGAGCCACGGTCTCGGCGGTTTCCGGAATGCCGGCCAGGCCCAGGAAGCTGGCGGTCGGGCCTTCGTGGGCCAGGCCACCCTGGGCCAGATCACGGTCCTGGGAGTGGAAGATCACCGTCAGGTCGAAGGTGGCCGCGTACTCCAGTGCCCGGCACAGGGTGCGGGTGTTGCGAAAGCTCTCCAGGCCATTGCCGAACGCCACGCAGCCGACGTCGCGCAGGGCGACCAGCTCGGCCAGTTGCTCGCCTTCCAGGCCCTTGCTCAGGGCGCCGATTGGATAGACCTTGCAGTGCCCGGCTTCGCGGGCGCGGTCCAGGATCAGCTCGGCCACCGCCGAGGTGTCCAGCACCGGACGCGTGCGCGGTGGGCAGCACAGGCTGGTGACGCCACCGGCAGCGGCTGCGCGGGTCTCGCTGGCGATGCTGCCCTTGCGGCTGTAGCCCGGCTCGCGCAGGGCGACGTTGAGGTCGACCAGGCCCGGAGCGGCGATCAGGCCCTGGGCGTCGATGCTCTGGCTGGGGCTGAAGCCGGCAGGGGCGGCGCCGATGGCGATGATGCGGCCTTCGCTGACGTGCAGGTCGCTGACCTGGTCCAGGCCGCTGGCCGGGTCGATGACGCGGGCGCCAAGAATACTGAGGCTCACTGGGCGCTCTCCTGCTCGAATTGTCGCTGGGCGGTTTGTCCACTCATGGCCATCGACAGCACGGCCATGCGCACGGCGATGCCGTAGGTCACCTGGTTGAGAATCACCGAATGGGCGCCGTCGGCCACCGCCGACTCGATTTCCACGCCGCGGTTGATCGGCCCCGGGTGCATGACGATCGCGTCCGGTTTAGCCCCGGCCAGGCGCGCGGTGGTCAAGCCGAACAGGCGGTAGAACTCGCCTTCGCTGGGCAGCAGGCCGCCCTGCATGCGTTCGCGCTGCAGGCGCAGCATGATCACCACGTCGACGTCCTTGAGGCCCTGCGCCAGGTCGGTGTACACGGTCACGCCGTACTGCTCGATGCCGACCGGCAGCAGGGTTTTCGGGCCGATCACACGGATGTCCGGGCACCCCAGGGCCTTGAGCGCGATCATGTTCGAGCGCGCCACCCGCGAGTGCAGGATGTCGCCGACGATGGCCACCGAGAGGTTCTCGAAGCTGCCCTTGTGACGGCGGATGGTCAGCATGTCGAGCATGCCCTGGGTCGGGTGCGCGTGGCGGCCGTCGCCACCGTTGATGATCGCCACCTGCGGGCAGACCTGCTCGGCGATGAAGTGTGCGGCGCCGGAATCACTGTGGCGCACCACGAACATGTCGGCGGCCATGGCTTCCAGGTTGCGCAGGGTGTCGAACAGCGTCTCGCCCTTGCTGGTCGAGGAAGTCGACACGTTCAGGGTGATCACGTCGGCAGACAGCCGCTGGGCCGCCAGCTCGAAGGTGGTGCGGGTGCGCGTGGAATTCTCGAAGAACACGTTGCACACGGTACGGCCACGCAGCAGCGGGACCTTCTTCACGGCGCGGGCACCGACTTCGAGGAAGGAGTCGGCGGTGTCGAGAATTTCCGTGAGCAGTTCGCGGGGCAAACCGTCGAGGGAAAGAAAATGGCGTAGCTGGCCCTGGTGGTTGAGCTGCAGCGGGCGCTTGGCGTCAATCGGCGTCATCGCGGGAAGGTCTCTTTACGGGGCGGCAGGGGTTATTGGCCCGCTGGGGAAGGGCTGCAAGGGTTGTCGAGATCCTGGCGCTCGAGGGCGAGCGGGGCGGGGCCGAGCAATTTTACCCGCTCATTGGCTTGCAGCGACAGGGTGGCGCCGACGATGTTCGGGCGGATCGGCAGTTCGCCGGCGTCCAGGTCGAGCAGGCAGACCAGCGTCACACTGGCCGGACGGCCGTAGTCGAACAGCTCGTTGAGGGCGGCGCGGATGGTACGGCCACTCATCAGCACGTCGTCCACCAGCACCAGGTGCTGGCCATCGATCTCGAACGGCAGCTCGGAAGGCCGCACCTGCGGGTGCAGGCCGTTCTGGCTGAAGTCGTCACGGTAGAAGGACACGTCGAGGGTGCCTAGCGGGGCGTCGCTGCCCAGTGCCTCGAGCAGGGCGCCGGCCACCCAGACGCCGCCGGTGCGGATGCCGATGAAACGCGGCTGGTCGATCTGCCGCCGCGCCAGATGCGCGGTCAGCTCGCTGGCCATGCGGGCGATCAGTTCGGCGGGGTTGGGTAAGGTCATCGAAGGTTCCTGTAAGAGCACCAATCACCGGTGCGGTCTGATTCCTGTGGCACCGAACTCGCTCGGTAACGGCGTGCCCCGTTTCCAGGCGCCTGGCCCCGAATCAATTCAGAAGGTGAACATTTTCTTCCAGCCAGCCCTGCAACAGCAACCGTGCGGCGATGGCATCCACTGGGTTCTTGCTGTAGCTGCCCTTCTGGCCGCCCCGGGCCATGCGCTCGCCCTTGGCTTCGAAGGTGGTCAGGCGCTCGTCGTGGGTGTGCACTGGCACATTGAAGCGACCGTTGAGGCGGCGGGCGAACTTCTCGGCACGCACGCACATGTCGCTTGGCGTGCCGTCCATGTTCAGCGGCAGGCCGACGACCATGGCGTCGGGCTTCCATTCGCGTACCAACGCCTCGATCTGCGACCAGTCGGGAATGCCGTTCTGCGCCTTGAGCGTGCACAGCTCGCGGGCCTGGGCGGTGATCACCTGGCCCACTGCCACGCCGATCTGTTTGGTGCCGTAGTCGAAGCCCAGCAGCAGCTTGATCCCCGCCATCAGGCGTGGCCCGCCTGGCTGGTCAGCAGGTTGAGATCCACACCCAGGCGCGCGGCGGCCGCGCCCAGGCGCTGCTCGCTGGTCATGGCGAAGAGGATGTCGGGGTCGAACGGGCAGGTGAGCCAGGCGTTGTCGGCCAGCTCGGCCTCCAGTTGCCCGGCTTCCCAGCCGGCGTAGCCGAGGGTGATCAGGCTCTTTTGCGGGCCCACGCCGTCGGCGATGGCGAACAGCACGTCCTGGGAGGTGGACAATGCCAAACCGCCGAGCTCCACGGTGGCCTGGAAG includes these proteins:
- a CDS encoding C40 family peptidase — protein: MRPFFKTWLTICLLLPLAAHATNREQRLPAGFTGHTAKGGAQEQKQDPKASKAAAPSDDVATVTTPALPAAPKRHHKGRKGAEPAAAVAVANAHGATKQSDAVLSRAVKALGKPYVWGGSSPTRGFDCSGLVKYAFNNVHAADLPRTSNAMSKGHGEKIAQKDLKPGDLLFFSTESRQVNHVAIYLGNDRFIHAPRTGKSVTIDTLNKPYWQSHYVVAKRVLPKDKTTKHAPAMRLASTARNL
- a CDS encoding TM2 domain-containing protein codes for the protein MNSYHDGAPFHDTHSKVVGYLLWIFGFTGAHRFYYGKPITGTLWFFTLGLLGIGWLIDFFLIPAMDREADARFYAGRTDYNIAWALLTFLGVFGVHRLYMGKWLTAILYFFTGGFFLIGVLYDFWTLNDQVSLKNARG
- a CDS encoding dihydroorotase, which translates into the protein MSLSILGARVIDPASGLDQVSDLHVSEGRIIAIGAAPAGFSPSQSIDAQGLIAAPGLVDLNVALREPGYSRKGSIASETRAAAAGGVTSLCCPPRTRPVLDTSAVAELILDRAREAGHCKVYPIGALSKGLEGEQLAELVALRDVGCVAFGNGLESFRNTRTLCRALEYAATFDLTVIFHSQDRDLAQGGLAHEGPTASFLGLAGIPETAETVALARDLLLVEQSGVRAHFSQLTSARGVELIAQAQARGLPVTADVALYQLILTDEALLDFSSLYHVQPPLRTRADRDGLRAAVKAGVVQAISSHHQPHERDAKLAPFAATEPGISSVELLLPLALTLVEDGLLDLPTLLARLSHGPARAMSLPVGELKVGGWADLVLFDPATSTVAGERWLSKGENCPFLGHSLPGAVRYTLVDGHISFTG
- a CDS encoding aspartate carbamoyltransferase catalytic subunit, producing MTPIDAKRPLQLNHQGQLRHFLSLDGLPRELLTEILDTADSFLEVGARAVKKVPLLRGRTVCNVFFENSTRTRTTFELAAQRLSADVITLNVSTSSTSKGETLFDTLRNLEAMAADMFVVRHSDSGAAHFIAEQVCPQVAIINGGDGRHAHPTQGMLDMLTIRRHKGSFENLSVAIVGDILHSRVARSNMIALKALGCPDIRVIGPKTLLPVGIEQYGVTVYTDLAQGLKDVDVVIMLRLQRERMQGGLLPSEGEFYRLFGLTTARLAGAKPDAIVMHPGPINRGVEIESAVADGAHSVILNQVTYGIAVRMAVLSMAMSGQTAQRQFEQESAQ
- the pyrR gene encoding bifunctional pyr operon transcriptional regulator/uracil phosphoribosyltransferase PyrR; the protein is MTLPNPAELIARMASELTAHLARRQIDQPRFIGIRTGGVWVAGALLEALGSDAPLGTLDVSFYRDDFSQNGLHPQVRPSELPFEIDGQHLVLVDDVLMSGRTIRAALNELFDYGRPASVTLVCLLDLDAGELPIRPNIVGATLSLQANERVKLLGPAPLALERQDLDNPCSPSPAGQ
- the ruvX gene encoding Holliday junction resolvase RuvX → MAGIKLLLGFDYGTKQIGVAVGQVITAQARELCTLKAQNGIPDWSQIEALVREWKPDAMVVGLPLNMDGTPSDMCVRAEKFARRLNGRFNVPVHTHDERLTTFEAKGERMARGGQKGSYSKNPVDAIAARLLLQGWLEENVHLLN
- a CDS encoding YqgE/AlgH family protein, with protein sequence MKNVEPTYLKHQFLIAMPHMADPNFAQTLTYIVEHSAHGAMGLVVNRPQELNLADILEQLRPDIDPPLACHGVPIYIGGPVQTDRGFVLHPSGPTFQATVELGGLALSTSQDVLFAIADGVGPQKSLITLGYAGWEAGQLEAELADNAWLTCPFDPDILFAMTSEQRLGAAAARLGVDLNLLTSQAGHA